The following coding sequences are from one Diospyros lotus cultivar Yz01 chromosome 7, ASM1463336v1, whole genome shotgun sequence window:
- the LOC127805549 gene encoding uncharacterized protein LOC127805549 has protein sequence MPATPIFGGDNYQVWVIKMKVHLKALDLWEAVEEDYVVTDLSVNPTVNQIKIHKERKTRKAKAMAYLYAAISPNIFTKIMNLSSAKAIWDHLKEEYQGNERVKNMQVLNLIREFEMQRMNESETVKEYTDMLLSLANKVRLLGKDFPDQIIIEKILVTLPERYEVTISSLENAKDLSSISLAELLNALQAQEQRRLVRIGGAVEGAFQAQTRPTGEKKVWNHNKKLANAGNNNSGNYPPCPYCKKTNHPQHKCWWRPDVKCNKCGQLGHITIVCKSQQ, from the coding sequence ATGCCGGCAACACCAATATTTGGTGGCGACAACTATCAAGTATGGGTTATTAAAATGAAAGTCCATCTCAAGGCACTAGATCTTTGGGAAGCAGTTGAGGAAGATTACGTAGTCACTGATTTGTCGGTCAATCCAACTGTGAACCAAATAAAGATTCACAAGGAGAGGAAGACAAGAAAGGCCAAAGCCATGGCCTACTTGTATGCTGCAATTTCTCctaatattttcacaaaaatcatgAACCTGTCTTCAGCAAAAGCCATTTGGGATCATCTCAAAGAAGAATACCAAGGCAATGAACGAGTGAAGAATATGCAAGTATTAAACttgatcagagagtttgaaatgcaAAGAATGAACGAGTCAGAAACTGTGAAGGAGTACACTGACATGTTGCTTAGCCTTGCTAACAAAGTGAGGTTGTTAGGTAAGGATTTTCCTGATCAAATAATCattgaaaaaatacttgttaCACTTCCAGAGAGGTATGAAGTCACCATCTCTTCtttagaaaatgcaaaagatctGTCAAGCATTTCCTTGGCAGAGTTACTTAATGCTTTACAGgctcaagaacaaagaaggCTTGTGAGAATAGGAGGAGCCGTTGAAGGAGCTTTTCAGGCACAAACAAGGCCCACCGGTGAAAAAAAGGTTTGGAATCACAACAAGAAGCTTGCAAATGCTGGAAACAACAATAGTGGAAATTATCCACCTTGCCCTTACTGCAAAAAAACCAATCATCCACAACACAAGTGTTGGTGGAGGCCCGATGTAAAGTGCAACAAATGTGGTCAATTAGGTCACATCACAATTGTGTGCAAATCACAACAATAA